In a genomic window of Glycine max cultivar Williams 82 chromosome 13, Glycine_max_v4.0, whole genome shotgun sequence:
- the LOC100807744 gene encoding uncharacterized protein codes for MGKSSLKMTQLPFMAVVCIVMLFVVYRTLKYQSYQEQIDKQWNIREEEKAYTETSGNLKGLPQGIIQATSDLELRRLWSPSNLRSKASVYSNRNLLAVAVGIKQKHNVDVMVQKFLPDNFTIILFHYDANLDGWWDLSWSSKAIHITAQNQTKWWFAKRFLHPDIVSIYDYIFLWDEDLGVEHFSPSRYIEIVKEEGLEISQPALDPNSTEIHHRITVRARTKKVHRRVYELRGNTKCSDASKGPPCTGFVEGMAPVFSRSAWYCTWHLIQNDLVHGWGLDMKVGYCAQGERTQNVGVVDSEFVVHKGIQTLGGSDDPTKVSSQKRKTPRHGAAAFDQRVEIRRQSTWELEVFNERWNRAIAEDKNWVNPFKSDKKRIRQRQKTNRFS; via the exons ataGACAAACAGTGGAATATCAGGGAAGAGGAAAAG GCATATACCGAAACTTCTGGAAACCTGAAGGGCTTACCACAAGGTATAATACAAGCTACTTCAGATCTTGAGTTAAGGCGTTTATGGTCGCCAAGTAATTTGAGGTCAAAG GCTAGTGTTTACTCCAATCGCAACTTACTGGCAGTTGCAGTTGGTATTAAACAAAAGCATAATGTAGATGTGATGGTGCAAAAG TTTCTTCCAGAtaatttcacaattattttattcCATTATGATGCCAATCTGGATGGGTGGTGGGATCTTAGTTGGAGTAGCAAGGCCATACATATAACTGCTCAAAACCAAACAAAGTG GTGGTTTGCAAAAAGATTTCTACATCCAGATATAGTTTCTATTTATGATTATATCTTTCTCTGGGATGAGGATTTAGGGGTGGAACATTTTTCTCCATCAAG ATACATTGAAATTGTGAAGGAAGAAGGATTGGAGATATCTCAACCAGCCCTTGACCCAAATTCGACAGAGATACATCATAGAATTACAGTTAGAGCTAGGACTAAGAAAGTTCATAG GAGAGTCTATGAACTCAGAGGCAATACTAAGTGTTCAGACGCAAGTAAAGGGCCTCCATGCACTGG GTTTGTGGAAGGTATGGCTCCTGTTTTCTCTCGATCTGCCTGGTATTGTACTTGGCATCTTATACAG AATGACCTTGTCCATGGATGGGGATTGGATATGAAAGTAGGATATTGTGCACAG GGAGAACGCACTCAAAATGTGGGAGTTGTTGATAGTGAATTTGTTGTTCACAAGGGAATACAAACTCTGGGTGGTAGCGACGATCCAACTAAA GTTTCAAGTCAGAAAAGGAAAACTCCG AGACACGGTGCAGCGGCCTTTGATCAACGAGTTGAG ATACGAAGACAATCAACATGGGAACTTGAAGTCTTCAATGAGCGGTGGAATAGAGCTATTGCTGAGGACAAAAACTGGGTTAATCCATTCAAGAGTGATAAAAAACGCATTAGACAAAGGCAGAAAACCAACCGGTTCTCTTAA
- the LOC100795535 gene encoding Secretory carrier-associated membrane protein-like yields the protein MAGRYDSNPFDEEEVNPFYNPGSVPAATNSRLSPLKPEPVDYNYGFGATVDIPLDSSTDLKKKEKELQAKETELRKREQEVRRREEAASRAGIVLEEKNWPPFFPIIHHDIANEIPIHLQKLQYVAFTTLLGLVLCLFWNVIAVTAAWIKGEGVKIWFLAIIYFIAGVPGAYVLWYRPLYRAFRNESALKFGWFFMFYLLHIGFCILAAVAPPIVFKGKSLTGILAAIDVLGDHALIGIFYFIGFGLFCVETLISIWVIQQVYMYFRGSGKAAEMKREAARGALRAAI from the exons ATGGCTGGTCGCTATGACAGTAACCCCTTCGATGAGGAAGAAGTTAACCCCTTCTAT aatcCTGGAAGTGTTCCCGCTGCCACTAATTCAAGGCTTTCACCTCTGAAGCCAGAACCTGTTGATTATAATTATGGCTTTGGTGCGACAGTTGATATACCTCTTGATTCATCAACG GATTtgaaaaagaaggagaaggaacTTCAAGCCAAGGAAACTGAATTGAGAAAAAGGGAACAG GAAGTGAGACGGAGAGAAGAAGCTGCTTCACGAG cTGGAATTGTTCTTGAGGAGAAGAATTGGCCGCCTTTTTTCCCAATAATCCATCACGACATTGCTAATGAAATTCCAATTCATCTTCAAAAATTGCAATATGTTGCATTTACTACACTGTTAG GATTAGTGTTGTGCCTTTTTTGGAATGTTATAGCTGTTACTGCAGCTTGGATTAAGGGTGAAG GTGTAAAAATATGGTTTCTTGCCATTATCTACTTCATAGCAGGGGTCCCTGGAGCATATGTTCTGTGGTATCGCCCATTATATCGTGcttttag GAATGAAAGTGCTTTGAAATTTGGATGGTTTTTCATGTTTTATCTG CTTCACATAGGATTCTGCATCTTAGCTGCAGTTGCTCCTCCTATAGTTTTCAAAGGCAAATCCCTGAC GGGCATTCTGGCTGCCATAGATGTGCTGGGCGACCATGCTTTGATTGGG ATCTTCTACTTCATTGGATTTGGATTGTTCTGCGTTGAAACTTTGATCAGCATTTGGGTTATTCAG CAAGTATACATGTACTTCCGCGGCAGTGGGAAGGCCGCTGAGATGAAACGGGAGGCCGCAAGGGGAGCACTGAGGGCTGCAATATGA